Proteins encoded by one window of Anas platyrhynchos isolate ZD024472 breed Pekin duck chromosome 14, IASCAAS_PekinDuck_T2T, whole genome shotgun sequence:
- the NDFIP1 gene encoding NEDD4 family-interacting protein 1 codes for MAAAEPGSGRYQQLQNEEEPGETAPVVNDAPPPYSSISAESTAYFDYKDESGFPKPPSYNVATTLPSYDEAERTKAEATIPLVPGREDDFVTRDDFDDTDQLRIGNDGIFMLTFFMAFLFNWIGFFLSFCLTTSAAGRYGAISGFGLSLIKWILIVRFSTYFPGYFDGQYWLWWVFLVLGFLLFLRGFINYAKVRKMPDTFSTLPRTRVLFIY; via the exons ATGGCGGCCGCCGAGCCCGGCAGCGGCCGCTACCAGCAG CTGCAGAATGAAGAGGAGCCAGGCGAGACTGCACCGGTGGTAAATGATGCCCCTCCGCCTTACAGCAGCATTTCTGCGGAGAGCACAG CTTATTTTGACTACAAGGATGAGTCAGGATTTCCTAAGCCTCCATCTTACAACGTGGCCACAACACTGCCTAGTTATGATGAGGCAGAGAGAACCAAGGCTGAAGCCACAATTCCCTTGGTTCCTGGAAGA GAGGATGACTTTGTGACACGGGATGACTTTGACGACACTGACCAGCTGAGGATAGGGAATGATGGCATTTTCATGCTAACTTTCTTCA TGGCATTCCTCTTCAACTGGATTGgatttttcctgtctttctgtCTGACTACTTCAGCTGCAGGAAGATACGGGGCCATTTCTGGGTTTGGTCTGTCTCTTATCAAGTGGATCCTTATTGTCAGG ttctccaCCTATTTTCCCGGTTACTTTGATGGTCAGTATTGGCTCTGGTGGGTGTTCCTTGTACTAG gttttctgctgtttctcagaGGATTTATTAATTATGCAAAGGTTAGAAAGATGCCAGATACTTTTTCCACTCTCCCCAGAACCAGAGTCCTCTTTATTTACTAG